The following DNA comes from Capsicum annuum cultivar UCD-10X-F1 unplaced genomic scaffold, UCD10Xv1.1 ctg1489, whole genome shotgun sequence.
AAATCACCAGAAGAAGAATGCTAGTTGCTTCATCTGTAGAAAGCTTGGTCACTTTGCAAAAGACTGTCCTCAACTCAAGAAGTCAAGAGACATTGTCCACCTCTTTGAAGAAATAGTTGATCACACTAAAATCTCTATCTATTTTAATGAAGAGGATAACCTTAAATCGGTCTTCTCGCTGGTAGAATAACTGACGGAGGACACTATCTTCTCCGTAGATGCTAATGTTGAATTAGGAGACATCAACACCAACATCAGAGAAGGCAACCAGAAATCAGCCAGTCAATCTCTCACGTTCAACACATCAGGAATATTATCTTTTAGAATAGAAGATTGCTCTCCAAATCTATTCAACAGATACATGGATCCTTCAGATCCATCTATCTAGACTTTTAACAAGCTTCAAGTATTCAACAGGCACAGTAAATCCATCTTGAAGCCGTTTAAAGAACATCCATGATATCTTTTCTATTATGTGTTATCATACTAACCGATGATTTCCAGCAAGGACTCCTAAGGTTATTTTGGAGCATACACGACCAGTACTATACTATCATGGAGTTCAGGTATTATGCCTTCAGGCATCACGATCGAATCCAACCAACTCCAGAAAGACTTATGCCATGATGGATTCGATGCTCCAAAGATTCCTCTGAAGTAACAATCTTTATGTTGTATCACCTAGTAGGAATCATAGGCCATGAAGTCCAAGCCCAGTCAAAGATTTCATTACTCTAGAAATTTCCAAATTTGATTCTCTTTCTTGAGGATGAATATAGTGAAAAATAATACTTCACTCTCCAACAAATCGGATGTATTCCTAAGAAAAGGGACTACACAAATGATGAGGTCCAACAAATAACAATAGAAAACCAGCCACTGTATCGGTCCAAAAGCGATGAAGCCACAAGTATACGAATGAAGGCTCCTCCGTAGGAATGCCAATATTCTCCCAAGAGAAAGATCTATTTTTCTAGATCAATGAAGAGAAGCTTCGAAGGCCAAGAAAACCTTAGGCAGAAGCACGAAGTAGATTGGTCGATGGAAGAAGGATACGCAAGCTCACCTCTGCCGGAACTATCCAACACTGCCTGAAAGATAACGTCAGATGACATGTGCAAGAAAGTTACCCTCTCCACTGGGTTTCCCTTCCTAGTAGGTTACCCTCttcagtgggttacccttttcAGTGGGTTACCCTCCTCTCCAAAAAAACCATATCAGATGGGTTACCCTTTCCAATAGGTTACCCACCTCTCTAAGAAAACCTTtctcagtgggttaccctttcatATGGGTCTTTGAAGATGCTGACTCAGCTAATTCGAAGACAAGGAGCTTATCCACCTGCTTGCAAGATACCTGTGAAGCTGTTGATGCACCTATTTGTAAGCTGCTGACTCACCTGTTTGCACATACTATCATATGCCAACaacatagtttattttatttttatttggcccCCTATATGTTAGTAGGTCCCAGTGTGCATAAAGATAAGGATTATCTAGTCATAACAGATAACGTTTATCCCTTCCAAAAAGATAAAACTTATCCTTATTAACTGATAGCGCTTATCCTTTAGCTGTAAGGAtagtaattataatattttatttgatgtttatcCATAGATTAGCTTAGTTAGTAAGCTTCCTTCCTCTATAAAATGAATCCTAGGACTTTAGGTTAGATGCATCATCTTCTCTACCTAAAAACCTTTTGTATAGTTTATCTCTGCTATCAATGAAAGTGTTTTTTGGCTAAACTCTCTTGCTCTTGCTTTCTCTCTTCCAAAGGGATGGGTACTTTGATCCTTTAGGTCAGAGTAGGGGGGTAGGAAATACTACGGCAAAGTGCTAGCTTGTTGCGATGGCAACAATGGAACCCCGAAGTTACTTTCCATGATTATGAAATGAAGTTGGATTTGTCCACGCCACATAGATGCCTAAGTACTTTCCATGAATAACGAAGTTGGCTTTGTCCACACGACGTAGAAGTCTAAttcctttccatgtatatgaaacgAAATTGGCTTATCCATGCCATAGCTTTCTAAAAGGATTCAATATCTAAGAAAGAATATACAGATCTAGGGTCTGCCTTAGTACACCTTTTGTTCTGTGGCCATTTTGAGGGAAACAAGCCAGGGAGAGCCACCGTAAGACCTGTTTTAGGCAAATACAGGATAGTTGTGTACTAAGGAGACAAGGGATCTCATGTGTTCTAAGACTGGAAAAATCAAGCCATCCCTCTTTTGGGTTGTGAAGGCTTTGTTGCCAAGGCAAACCATCCTTGATGTGTAGCTTGCTGTTCCAAATTCAAGCCATCCCGTTAAGGGTTGTGAAGGCTTTGTAGCTAAAAATTAAAGGGTCTATATGGATGCGTAGCTCAGTCATAGGAAAGCTGTGGTGTGTTgattaaaagctttgatttcGTATAGCATGCCACCTATATAGACGTTAATCGCCTGCCATGTTGGAAAGGTTAGTCTATGTGTCTGTGGTGTCGACGGAAGCTTTGACTTGTTAAGGTATACCGCCTCCATAGTGTTGAAACCGGTTGGAAAATTAGGCTCTGTGTTTGTGGTGTTTGATGAAAGCTTTGACTTAATATGGCGTGCCACCTACATGGTCATGAAACCGCCTTTTATGTTGGAAAGTTTGGGGTCTTCTACCTGTCCGCCTGGCTACTCTCTCTGATAGTCTTCCGTACCCCTCTGCCTCACCGTCTAGTTGGTATCCCAGCATCTACTCCTATTGAATTCAATCATAAACTTGCTTTCTTAGAGTTTGATAAACATCTTAATCACAACTCTGAGTTGGATAAAGAACTAAGTGATAGCACCAAGTATCAAAGATTGGTTGGAAGATTATTATACCTAACTATGACAAGACCTGATATTGTGTTTGTGGTGCAAGTACTAAGTCAATTTATGCACTCACCTAATCAATCACCTATGGAAGCTGCACTTAGAGTAGCGAGATACATAAAAGGTACAGCAGGACTTAGGTTGTTTATGCCTAGCAGCAGGTGTTCCAATCTAGTAGCATTTTGTGACTCTGACTGGGGCTCATATGTGGAGACCAGAAAATCAGTCACTGGTTATATTGTTAAGTTTGGAGATGCAGTGATCTCTTAGAAATCCAAGAAACAAAGCACAATGTCCAGGAGCTTAGCAGAAGCAGAATTCAGGAGCATGACAACTACAGTTTCAAAGATTGTATGGCTGAAAGGATTGTTTAAAGAATTAGGAGTCTATCTGGAGCTACCTGTTCAGCTATTTTGTGATAGTAAAGCAGCTATATAAATTGTTGTCCATCCAATCTTTCATGAAAGAACCAAGCACTTTGATATTGACTGTTATTTTGTGAGGGAAAAAATCATTGAAGGTCTAATACAAACTCAACATATAAGCACTAAATAGCAACAAGCTGACCTACTGACAAAAGGGTTATGTAAACCACAATATGACATTCTGATAGGCAAGCTGAGCTTAAAGAATGTGTTTcaaccagcttgagggggagtgttgaagAAGAAGTGAGTAATACATCTTAGCTCGCAAGTTAGTTAGAGTCAGTTAAAAGAAGTTGCTAGACTTGATGAGCTAGCACTAAGTTGTAGCACTAGTGGTGTTAGTGGCAGTGAGCTAGCTTAGATTAGAAGCTAAAGTAGGTGTATGTATAAACAACTATCAGTATTCTTAGGATAAGTGGTTACAG
Coding sequences within:
- the LOC107851084 gene encoding uncharacterized mitochondrial protein AtMg00810-like; protein product: MACHLHGHETAFYVGKFGVFYLSAWLLSLIVFRTPLPHRLVGIPASTPIEFNHKLAFLEFDKHLNHNSELDKELSDSTKYQRLVGRLLYLTMTRPDIVFVVQVLSQFMHSPNQSPMEAALRVARYIKGTAGLRLFMPSSRCSNLVAFCDSDWGSYVETRKSVTGYIVKFGDAVIS